Proteins encoded together in one Plasmodium brasilianum strain Bolivian I chromosome 6, whole genome shotgun sequence window:
- a CDS encoding hypothetical protein (Plasmodium exported protein), with translation MVEKNNKLFFIIFVGFILLICNLNYFYEIATFGESWNNKKGKRIVLNERTSRLLLRVEPRTTSRLTQTGSKNMEQDILEDEINFSQCSNVTLNDRIFPKEPNALVYNYHFKKPSCMSEFDDDFELSDVTLNEYDKDFKSQSDISEPELFDILKSDSGFSKYSNILGNCKFLKDTDAHVKSELINSSNSNYNNHYKVKPRTISSRLKKIIKKHTFLSVFMLVTMLFLFYKVVNIGTLTNISCFLGFFIAFYFGFVLIKNSKMAKIKKAQYDLNRFWNRK, from the exons ATggttgaaaaaaataacaaattattttttattatatttgttggcttcattcttttaatatgtaacttgaattatttttatgag aTTGCAACCTTTGGTGAATCATGgaataacaaaaaaggaaaaagaattGTATTAAATGAAAGGACTAGCAGATTATTATTACGGGTAGAACCAAGAACTACTTCAAGACTAACACAGACGGGTTCCAAAAATATGGAACAAGATATATTAGAAgatgaaattaatttttcacaATGTTCAAATGTAACATTAAATGATAGAATTTTTCCAAAAGAACCTAATGCCTTAGTGTATAATtaccattttaaaaaaccATCTTGTATGTCCGAATTTGATGATGATTTTGAACTATCAGATGTAACACTTAATGAATATGATAAGGATTTCAAATCACAATCGGATATATCTGAACCAGAATTATTTGACATATTGAAGTCTGATTCTGGTTTTAGCAAATATTCCAATATATTGGgtaattgtaaatttttaaaagatacaGATGCACATGTTAAATCAGAGTTAATAAATTCATCGAACTCTAATTATAATAACCATTATAAGGTAAAACCTAGAACTATATCTTCacgattaaaaaaaattataaagaaacATACGTTTCTATCCGTATTTATGTTAGTTacaatgttatttttattctataaaGTGGTAAATATTGGAACCCTAACAAATATATCCTGTTTCTTGGGCTTTTTTATAGCATTTTATTTTGGTtttgtattaattaaaaatagtaaaatggctaaaattaaaaaagcaCAATATGATCTCAATAGATTTTGGaatagaaaatga
- a CDS encoding hypothetical protein (Plasmodium exported protein (PHIST)), whose product MEDCYAQGVLSSRTSLVTFRKNGNHGHITNSLEGIGEKSNKKRRRYFNVHMREESVILKLQKSNKCSRKLNESFSRNNENNCRGYNTRTYNYSCKNLESRNYNNSYEQGLMNAFQRTNNPDESLCMDNNKKQNSRSDISNTYNNLNENVHGGNNGTYNNWKENVHGGNNGTYNNWKENVHGGNNGTYNNLNENVHGGNNGTYNNLNENVRGGNNGTYNNLNENVHGGNNGTYNNLNENVRGGNNSTYNNLNENVYGGNNGTYNNLNENVYGGNNGTYNNWNENVYGGNNGTYNNLNENVYGGNNGTYNNQDEITYYYNYYNNRNNNPKNKFYTYGSDKYKDMKISRDMHSTHQMGVDIYDEENRHDDSDSESEELSEKDKLRKRINNLGRKVNLVDMLEIFNALKSIYRKKISIIQDSMVKNSDKLGKKHNIPNMYVTSHSLAAQKILMQDVLDFERKLRKSLYRYINMGSGSRDEFTSFIKEAESIWIKFIKSSNSKWKYNLYMRIKRYANK is encoded by the exons atgGAAGACTGTTATGCACAAGGTGTTTTATCATCAAGAACTTCCTTAGTTACCTTTCGGAAGAATGGTAATCACGGGCATATAACAAATTCTTTGGAAGGGATAGGAGAAAAAtctaacaaaaaaagaagaagatatttt AACGTGCACATGCGTGAAGAATCCGTAATcttaaaattacaaaaaagtaataaatgcTCAAGAAAACTAAATGAATCATTTTctagaaataatgaaaataattgtaGAGGATATAATACTAGAACTTATAATTATTCATGTAAAAACTTAGAATcaagaaattataataatagttatGAACAAGGTCTAATGAACGCTTTTCAAAGAACAAATAATCCTGATGAGAGTTTATGTAtggataataataaaaaacaaaattctCGTAGTGATATAtctaatacatataataatttgaatgAAAATGTGCATGGTGGTAACAAtggtacatataataattggaAGGAAAATGTGCATGGTGGTAACAAtggtacatataataattggaAGGAAAATGTGCATGGTGGTAACAAtggtacatataataatttgaatgAAAATGTGCATGGTGGTAACAAtggtacatataataatttgaatgAAAATGTGCGTGGTGGTAACAATGGTACctataataatttgaatgAAAATGTGCATGGCGGTAACAAtggtacatataataatttgaatgAAAATGTGCGTGGTGGTAACAATAGTACctataataatttgaatgAAAATGTGTATGGTGGTAACAAtggtacatataataatttgaatgAAAATGTGTATGGTGGTAACAAtggtacatataataattggaATGAAAATGTGTATGGTGGTAACAAtggtacatataataatttgaatgAAAATGTGTATGGTGGTAACAAtggtacatataataatcaaGATGAAATTacgtattattataattactataataatagaaataataatccaaaaaataaattttatacatatggatccgataaatataaagatatgAAAATTTCCCGTGATATGCATAGCACACATCAAATGGGAGTAGATATATATGATGAAGAAAATCGACATGATGATTCAGATTCAGAATCTGAAGAATTATCCGAAAAGGATAAACTCAGAAAACGCATAAATAATTTAGGCAGAAAGGTAAATTTGGTAGATATGCTTGAAATATTTAACGCTTTAAAGagtatatatagaaaaaaaataagcataatTCAAGATAGTATGGTTAAGAATTCTGATAAATTaggaaaaaaacataatataccaaatatgtatgtaactAGTCATAGCTTGGCAGCCCAAAAAATCCTTATGCAGGATGTTTTAGATTTTGAAAGGAAATTACGTAAAAGTTTGTATCGTTATATTAATATGGGAAGTGGGTCACGGGACGAGTTTACGAGTTTTATAAAAGAAGCTGAAAGTATATggattaaatttattaaaagttCGAATAGTAAATGGAAATATAACCTTTATATGCGAATTAAAAGATATGccaacaaataa
- a CDS encoding hypothetical protein (Plasmodium exported protein) yields MDGGRNKIFFIKTLAAFTYLIWPCIYKYEFTTFCKSIDNKISKNKSLNGRASRLLFEKIKAHDEQVYTILKDKILDINRDANNFKGQLKKIKTDNNILHKPYKKYTHDNNYKERRRERNFDINLLQEPYKKYTHDNIFDEHIRERNTDNDILNDSYNKYTHNDSFQKSYNSINAFDIFKQIYDKVRYSHNFKKLCKRLNIYDKIKKTWNIYKFLLNSEEPNIEPQFHRKDKKLDNSSKIDDHNDIDKDETAGTLKNYNDVDERFLKLNKQMIIAIKFFNSYIKPVLKFILKYIKKYDRMYEKAVIKVFTKYHITRSDNEGIILKKIKSHLMVVYPIISYSLYTIVLHLLDYDSFTVGSTGAMLADHPICFTKHVADAMFLYAFEALNLTISELVHKSRTCNFINKLTTGSQVIQKLNIMF; encoded by the exons ATGGACGgaggaagaaataaaatctttttcattaaaacCTTAGCTGCTTTTACGTATTTAATATGGccttgcatatataaatatgag ttCACGACTTTTTGTAAATCAatagataataaaattagtaaaaacAAATCATTAAACGGAAGGGCAAGTAgattattatttgaaaaaataaaagctcACGACGAACAAGTGTATACTATTCTAAAAGATAAGATATTAGATATAAATAGAGATGCTAACAATTTTAAAggacaattaaaaaaaataaaaactgataataacatattacataaaccatataaaaaatatacacatgataataattataaagaacGACGAAGAGAAAGAAATTTTGATATTAACTTACTTCAAGAaccatataaaaaatacacacatgataatatttttgatgAACACATAAGAGAAAGAAATACTGATAATGATATTCTTAACgattcatataataaatacacacATAATGATAGTTTTCAAAAATCATATAATTCTATAAATGCTTTTGacatttttaaacaaatCTACGATAAAGTTAGATATAgtcataattttaaaaaattatgtaaaagattaaatatttatgataaaattaaaaagacatggaatatatacaaatttttacttaattcTGAAGAACCAAATATAGAACCTCAGTTCCATaggaaagataaaaaattagataaTTCATCAAAAATTGATGATCACAATGATATTGATAAGGATGAGACAGCTggtacattaaaaaattataatgatgTAGATGAACGATTTCTGAAAttaaacaaacaaatgaTTATTGCCATTAAATTctttaattcatatataaaaccAGTTTTAAAGTTTATACTTAagtatataaagaaatatgatCGAATGTATGAAAAAGCAGTTATAAAggtatttacaaaatatcaTATAACTCGTAGTGATAATGAAGgtatcattttaaaaaaaataaagagtcATCTTATGGTAGTTTATCCAATTATATCATATAGTTTGTATACCATAGTGCTTCATTTACTCGATTACGATAGTTTTACTGTTGGTAGCACAGGAGCAATGCTTGCAG ATCACCCTATTTGTTTTACTAAACATGTAGCTGATGCAATGTTTTTGTATGCTTTTGAAGCACTAAATTTAACTATATCTGAGTTAGTACATAAAAGTAGAACATGtaatttcataaataaacTAACCACTGGAAGTCAGGTCATTCAGAAGTTAAAcataatgttttaa
- a CDS encoding hypothetical protein (Plasmodium exported protein), with translation MFFSVKIFVFTLLIWTWEYSNKSTNFGKTCDNKIRNNNALHLRLSRLLKDEAEEAVLLYKSLKDSTTNVLDADDYTFKKRINTSKHYDNSEKSTYPFKFSDKRKKHNEFKVGKHSEKQSNELKFNGNLKKSADITEYDIDIGAFPDIVECYNYYKMGNIDTSRMRFEMMKYNIKEKEHSRPRLINIFKKLDRHIELGMLRLMKSEYIICDDDIIKGKSIFGKILYYMKKYRIISPPLIIVLAVIMLLILSVDDKIIVALACVGIAVVIYYIIKLRKCQKIIRLFKQIRTDNKHMKKYRDPNKRNL, from the exons ATGTTCTTTtcagttaaaatttttgtgttTACCCTTTTAATATGGACTTGGGAATACTCAAATAAG tCAACTAACTTTGGTAAAACGTGTGATAACAAAATTAGAAATAACAATGCATTACATTTAAGATTAAGCAGATTATTAAAAGATGAAGCAGAAGAAGCtgtgttattatataaatcttTAAAAGACTCAACAACAAATGTACTAGATGCAGATGATTATACCTTCAAAAAACGAATAAATACTTCAAAACATTATGATAACTCTGAAAAATCAACATACCCATTCAAATTCAGTGATAAACgtaaaaaacataatgaGTTCAAAGTTGGAAAACATTCTGAAAAACAATCcaatgaattaaaatttaacggtaatttaaaaaaatcagCAGATATAACAGAATACGATATTGACATTGGAGCATTCCCTGATATAGTAGAATGTTATAATTACTATAAAATGGGAAATATAGACACAAGTCGAATGCGCTTTGAAAtgatgaaatataatattaaagaaaaagaacatTCTAGGCCAAggttaattaatatttttaaaaaattagatagACATATTGAATTGGGGATGTTGCGATTAATGAAAtcagaatatattatttgcgACGATGACATAATTAAGGGAAAAAGTATATTcggaaaaatattatattatatgaaaaaatatagaataatatCTCCACCACTTATCATCGTATTAGCTGTAATTATGCTTCTTATATTAAGTGTAgatgataaaattattgttgCCCTTGCTTGTGTTGGTATTGCAGTGGTAATTTACTACATAATTAAACTTCGGAAATgccaaaaaataattagattgtttaaacaaattagaaccgataataaacatatgaaaaaataccGCGATccaaataaaagaaatttataa